The Spirosoma sp. SC4-14 DNA window ATAAACTGCTGAGGGCAGCTTCCGAAATAGCAACCCCTACCTGCGTTGGATTGCCCTGGGCATCGACCCGGACGAACGTACGGATTGTTCCGTTACCCGCTCTGGCCGATTCGCCATACCTGGTGATAGGGGCTGGTTTCTTATTGCTTTGAGGAGCATCGTTGGGACCTAGTAAGGTCGTTGCGGCTACAATAACCAGTGCAAATAGGTTCATTGTGAGTTGATTGTTTATGGTTGAAAAAAAGGAAATTGCATTAGGGTAACACTCGATTCCTGACCTTTCCAAACCTGGTAGGCGATTAGCAGGCCATTGGATGTTGGAAGCAGAACCGGTAAGGAGGTGAGTTCGCCTGCCTTGCTCAGCGGTATGGTATGCGATTGGCCGCTTGCCGTATAGGTTCGCACCATAGTTTGGCGATAGGCGTCGGGAGCTTCGCCTATCAGTTCTTCCCAAACCATTGCCATCCGCCCGTCGGGCCATCCCGTAATCTGTGGATGCGTCCGTTGGGCTCCGGCAGTTAGTTCTGGCGTTTGGGGTTTGTCGAGTTGGGCAAGCCGGATACCTTCGCTGCCACTTGCGCCCGAATACCAGGTAGCATATACGGTCTCATTGCGGGCAAATAGTTGTGGACCCGAATGTGGGCAGGCGTTGATTTCCCAATGATCGTGACCCAGTAGCTGAGGTTTACTGAACGATTGCCCGCCGTCCGTTGAAACCACAAAGCTTACATCCCGAACCCCAGGGCCTGTCTGAGTAGGTACCCAGTCTTCTACGAGCCAATGATTACGGTCGATTATCTGAAAAAAGCCGTTCATGAGCACTTTACTGTCAAACAACCACAGAAGATCGCACCCTCGGGGTATTATCCCGGTGAGTATGCAATCCGGTACAATAGCACCGACAAGCAGTATGAAGTGGTACTGCAAAAAATGGCAAAATATTAGTCAGTAGGGCCATAAAAAGAGGGGGAGAGGTATACACTTGATATACCTCTCCCCCTCTTTATAATTGTATTCTGAAGCGTCGACGTTGTGTTTACCGTTTCGACAGATGTTGTGAGAAGAATGGGAGCATTTTCTGCTCAATTCGTTCGGCAATGCGATTGATGTGGTTGCCTTCATATTCTTCGTACGAATGGGCAATCTGATAGTTAGTTAAAATCTGATCCAGTATTTTATTGCTGGCGGCAATACTCTGATCGCGATTTCCGGCATCAAAGGCGAATGCTTTTAACTGCTTAATGTTTGTAATGTATTGATCGATTATGGCTAAAGGAGCATTGGCCGTCCATTTGGCTGTAACCATAGGCTGAGGCTGCCCATTTTCAAAAGGTAAATCGGAATAAAAAGGTGGTTTTGTCGGATTAGGTGACCAGGCTGCTGCCGACGCAAACATGGCCTGCGTCATGAAATCAGCTTTTTCAATATCCTCAGGGCTTTTTATGGCTTCCAGCTTGGCCATCGTTTCGGGAGTAGGTACCTGGCTGGTATTGGGTGTCATGCAGCAGGGGCTTAGCAAATACAGGCTGGAAAAAATTTCCGGATGTTTTTGTCCAATCCGAATAGTACCGTAGCCACCCATCGAATGGCCTGCCAATCCGCGACTGGCCACTTTCGGAATGGTTCGGTAATGCTGATCGATATAACTAACCAGTTCGTTGGCTACAAAATCTTCCCAGTTGCCAGTCGTAATGGAGTTGGAGTACATACTGCCCCGGCAGCGGGTATAAGCGTTAGGCGTTACGATAATCATTTCCTCCAATTGCCCGCCTGCAAAAGCCTTGTCGACCACAGCAGGCAGGTTGATCCAATGTTTGGTAATGCCATACCATTGGGCATCGTTATCGGTAA harbors:
- a CDS encoding alpha/beta hydrolase-fold protein is translated as MNRATNQFSFYRRLACFIGLFSCLTIPPARCQNELRGSVERIKVHGKGLERNLEGDSPDRDVSIYLPPSYKRDAKRRYPVVYFLHGFTDNDAQWYGITKHWINLPAVVDKAFAGGQLEEMIIVTPNAYTRCRGSMYSNSITTGNWEDFVANELVSYIDQHYRTIPKVASRGLAGHSMGGYGTIRIGQKHPEIFSSLYLLSPCCMTPNTSQVPTPETMAKLEAIKSPEDIEKADFMTQAMFASAAAWSPNPTKPPFYSDLPFENGQPQPMVTAKWTANAPLAIIDQYITNIKQLKAFAFDAGNRDQSIAASNKILDQILTNYQIAHSYEEYEGNHINRIAERIEQKMLPFFSQHLSKR